In a single window of the Luteibacter rhizovicinus DSM 16549 genome:
- a CDS encoding TetR/AcrR family transcriptional regulator, whose translation MRYEKGHKEQTRQKIVEAASERFRADGIDAVGVVSLMNDVGLTQGGFYNHFGSKEDLVRESVANGASSAAERMAARIAASRGEGYRALVNGYLSVDHRDHPETGCVAAALSAEMGRRPVETRAAFTEGFSEMVDVIAGTLPDTVRGKRRRTLSMAVFASMVGSLSLSRAVAEPALSDEILALGRQSALELIEAG comes from the coding sequence ATGCGTTACGAGAAAGGTCACAAGGAGCAGACTCGACAGAAGATCGTCGAAGCCGCCTCCGAACGTTTTCGTGCCGACGGTATCGATGCCGTCGGCGTGGTCAGCCTGATGAACGACGTCGGCCTGACCCAGGGTGGTTTCTACAACCACTTCGGGTCGAAGGAAGACCTCGTCCGGGAGAGCGTCGCCAATGGTGCCAGCAGCGCCGCCGAACGGATGGCCGCGCGCATCGCCGCCTCTCGCGGCGAGGGGTACCGGGCGCTGGTCAACGGGTATCTCTCGGTGGACCATCGCGACCATCCGGAGACTGGCTGCGTCGCCGCGGCACTGTCGGCCGAGATGGGCCGCCGGCCCGTCGAGACCCGGGCCGCCTTCACCGAGGGCTTCAGCGAGATGGTCGATGTGATCGCCGGCACGCTGCCGGATACGGTCCGCGGCAAGCGTCGCCGCACGCTGTCGATGGCGGTGTTCGCCTCGATGGTTGGCTCGTTGTCGCTGTCGCGCGCCGTGGCCGAGCCGGCCCTGTCGGACGAGATCCTTGCGCTGGGCCGTCAGTCCGCGCTGGAATTGATCGAAGCGGGTTGA